A genomic region of Oncorhynchus mykiss isolate Arlee chromosome 2, USDA_OmykA_1.1, whole genome shotgun sequence contains the following coding sequences:
- the LOC118943865 gene encoding uncharacterized protein LOC118943865: MSSSATSQSAAAGLKNTLRFNWTGKENLMERVRFGKEVLFGPLRLTADDVHCLQQNTPEKFYDVSFYTITRLEEVKGLFRANATAPALVDFKVESMCRHNMRVLTVHMFNPWVTEETLVCYLSRYVTILPGVRDIKDALGIWTGKRQFRVLLKEDESGHDGYRHPPASFSIGADRGYLMYAGQPRFCRKCSTYGHLADACTQTRCRNCGIIGHTMRDCTVPKRCSLCNSEDHLFRHCPKAVPSYARAVSGKRAEGGKRPDEGEGMELRAIEEVVDEIVMERELRESEESGSETPSSSHEERGEADRSWNKQVEEEKGEPTAPAATESWTTVRERRKCAVKRKQMSPVSPLIRMEATEKSALGGNRFSCFESGKSEEKSEGNLGSAEESLLSPSGAASIVSSGLAPSGVPAPTQMEGEHEEEDSVFPTPILVDSPPTGDHRFPDRPPNELMYLKIGNQCVQCAGSL, translated from the coding sequence ATGTCGTCATCGGCCACGTCACAGTCAGCGGCTGCTGGACTGAAGAATACGCTTCGTTTTAATTGGACAGGAAAGGAAAATTTGATGGAGAGAGTTCGTTTTGGAAAAGAAGTGCTGTTTGGACCTCTACGCCTGACAGCAGACGATGTGCACTGCCTGCAACAGAACACACCCGAGAAGTTCTACGATGTGTCGTTCTACACCATCACCCGGCTGGAGGAAGTAAAGGGGCTCTTCCGTGCGAACGCGACAGCACCCGCCCTCGTGGATTTTAAAGTTGAGTCCATGTGCAGGCACAATATGAGGGTGCTAACGGTGCATATGTTCAACCCCTGGGTCACTGAAGAAACGTTAGTGTGCTATCTCAGCCGGTATGTGACCATCTTGCCAGGAGTGAGAGACATTAAGGACGCCCTAGGCATCTGGACAGGGAAGAGGCAGTTTCGTGTGCTGTTAAAGGAAGACGAGAGCGGCCATGATGGATACCGCCATCCTCCTGCTTCGTTTTCCATCGGTGCTGACAGGGGCTACCTCATGTATGCTGGACAGCCTCGTTTCTGCAGGAAGTGTAGCACGTACGGGCACCTCGCGGATGCCTGCACACAGACAAGGTGCAGAAACTGTGGAATTATTGGACATACAATGAGGGATTGCACCGTGCCAAAGCGCTGCAGTCTGTGTAACTCAGAGGACCACCTGTTCCGTCACTGCCCGAAGGCAGTCCCCTCTTACGCCAGAGCGGTGAGCGGGAAAAGAGCTGAAGGCGGGAAAAGACCAGATGAGGGAGAAGGCATGGAACTACGCGCCATTGAGGAGGTTGTGGATGagatagtgatggagagagaacTGCGAGAGTCAGAGGAGAGCGGGAGTGAGACGCCATCATCATCTcacgaggagagaggagaagcggACAGAAGTTGGAATAAGcaagtggaggaggagaagggagagccCACTGCGCCCGCGGCTACCGAGAGCTGGACaacggtgagagagaggagaaagtgcgCGGTGAAAAGGAAGCAGATGAGCCCTGTTTCCCCACTCATCCGCATGGAGGCGACGGAGAAGTCCGCTTTGGGGGGGAATCGCTTCAGTTGTTTCGAAAGCGGGAAGTCTGAGGAGAAAAGCGAGGGAAACCTGGGCAGCGCAGAGGAGTCTCTGCTATCCCCATCAGGCGCGGCCTCCATCGTGAGCAGCGGTCTGGCACCCAGTGGGGTTCCAGCACCCACGCAGATGGAGGGGGAGCATGAGGAGGAGGACAGTGTTTTCCCGACCCCTATCTTGGTGGACAGTCCTCCGACTGGAGACCATCGTTTCCCAGACCGGCCGCCAAATGAGTTAATGTACTTAAA